The following coding sequences lie in one Mercenaria mercenaria strain notata chromosome 5, MADL_Memer_1, whole genome shotgun sequence genomic window:
- the LOC123556733 gene encoding uncharacterized protein LOC123556733, with amino-acid sequence MTVDVSAYCVTFLSLLIIGQLMFNTSTVESAALYNRISAVSRPCPRNKYVAGYTNGTIRCSRCSHCPRGFQVQVKCSAYSNTICEPCPSGWYNDVRGSQCKPCSGCKLGEYIRRSCIATRDTKCRKCPRDTYSLSFNLTTCLRCKRCRHNEKIVSKCNRFRNTVCGNCFKDHFRESSTGSCLRCSPCPYKQQHLVVVPECRDKLGKRHSNICWPGETMVLFNSGDENYSYNSEITEKLLDVELEDYTYMRKYLTAIPIILGSILSCVVVFTSVYVFMHFTKCEQVWKLTRLVGFVNDIIIKIASVKSLENRADDCTQYEDYATVGTDSVKSTDGFNSDFKKDSESVSQIESLPLK; translated from the exons ATGACGGTAGATGTGTCTGCTTATTGTGTAACTTTTCTCTCATTGTTAATAATAGGACAATTAATGTTTAACACTTCAACTGTAGAGTCGGCGGCGCTG TACAATCGTATATCAGCAGTTTCCCGGCCTTGTCCACGGAACAAGTACGTCGCGGGTTATACAAATGGTACCATACGATGTTCAAGATGTTCCCACTGCCCTAGAGGATTTCAAGTACAGGTCAAATGTAGTGCATACAGCAATACAATATGTGAACCTTGTCCATCCGGTTGGTACAATGACGTTAGAGGTAGTCAGTGTAAACCGTGTTCCGGATGTAAGTTGGGGGAATATATTCGGCGCAGTTGCATCGCAACACGAGATACAAAGTGTCGAAAATGTCCTAGAGACACGTATTCTCTTTCGTTTAATTTGACGACATGCTTGAGATGTAAGAGATGTCGGCACAATGAGAAAATAGTTTCCAAATGCAACCGCTTTAGAAACACTGTTTGTGGAAACTGTTTTAAAg ACCATTTTAGAGAGTCATCAACGGGAAGCTGTTTGCGGTGCTCTCCGTGTCCTTACAAACAGCAACATCTGGTTGTTGTGCCAGAATGTCGTGATAAACTTGGAAAACGTCACTCAAATATATGTTGGCCTGGGgaaacaatggttttattcaacAGTGGAGATGAAAATTACAGTTATAACTCAG AGATTACAGAAAAGTTACTTGATGTCGAATTAGAAGACTACACTTATATGCGGAAATATTTAACTGCTATACCTATTATCCTAGGGTCCATTTTAAGTTGTGTCGTTGTTTTTACATCAGTGTATGTTTTCATGCATTTTACAAAGTGTGAACAGGTTTGGAAATTAACAAGACTAGTAGGGTTTGTAAACGACATAATAATTAAAATAGCAAGCGTAAAGTCGCTTGAAAATCGTGCTGATGATTGTACACAATACGAAGATTATGCTACCGTTGGTACTGACTCAGTAAAATCGACCGATGGTTTTAACTCTGACTTTAAAAAAGACAGTGAAAGTGTGTCTCAAATTGAAAGCTTGCCTTTAAAATAG